One Longimicrobium sp. genomic window, AATCCCACGGCGCCGGAGCTCCTCCTGGGCAGCAACGAAGTTCGGATCATCGACACGGAACGCGATGTGGCGCACACAGATCGTGTCGCGGCCGGGTGGCGGGTGGGGAGCCGCGCTCGCTACCGGAAAGAGGGCGAGCGAGGTGCCGCCGATGCCCACGACAGCTGGAAAATTACCCCAGACTTCCTGATACTGCCGCCGTAACCCAAGAACCTCCTCATACCAGCGCACCGAACGCTCGACGTCGCGCACCAGGAGGGCAACATGGTCAATGCACTCCAGCTGGAACATGGCCGCGCTCTGGATGTGAGGATGAGGTCCGGCGTACGGGGCCAGGCCCTGCGGTGATCGTCGCGCCGCGCGCCACCACCATCATTGCCAGCGCCCACCCCCACGACTTGCCAGACCATGTGAGGCGGCGAAGGCAGCAGGCGAGCGCATCGATCGAGTGTCACCCCTCGGCGACCCTCGCGAGAAAGTCGTCGATCCACTGCTCGGCCTCTGCCAGGCCCGTGAACGATTTCCCCACCGCGCCCCGGTTGATCGCGACCGTTTCAGCGAACCGTTCCGGGTCCAAGGGAGGTTCGTGGCCCACGACGACGATTGCCGTTATGGCAGCCTGCGCACGCTGAGCCCTGGCAATTTCGCTCCCGAGCTCAAACCGCTCCACCGTGGTGAGCGACCCCTGCACGTTCAGCGCATCGATCAGAACAGCCCGGCGGCCGGAGCGCGCGGCCGACTCCAAGCCGCGGTTGAGCGCCACGACGAATTCCTTGGAGTTCATGGTGCCAGTGCACACCATGAGGATGTATCGCGGCAGGACCTCGACTCTATCTGTTTGCATGATCCACGCTCCGTGGTGGGCGAGCATGTGCACGGCGCGTTGCAGGAGTGCACAGAGATGATCGTTGGCCTGACGAGAACACGGTCAGAGCGCTGACGCAACGTTAGCTTGCCGGCACACCGGCGCAGGCCTGTCGGATCGCCGCGTCGCTTGCCTGGCGCGGATCGACTTCAATCCGCCACACCCGGGTCGTGTCACTCGCCGCCGCGCGCGAGAGCGGGACGATCCCGGACCGGGCGAAGGGAGGCCACACGTTGCTGACGACGATTGCCAGGTGGGGGAACCGGCATAGCACGATGTACGAGCCCGTCCCATCGTCCCCGTGATCCACGACGATGACCCCCCGGTCCAGCGCCCGGATGGCGCCGACGCGCATCGGGATGAGCGTGCCATCGGGGAAGCGCAGGCTGTCCCCGGCCGCCGCCCACAAGTCCGCGGGTTCGGCCCGGTGAAGGCTGTCGCCGTAGGCTTCGTATTCCGATTGGATTGCCCAGAGCGTCACCCCAGGCTCGTCGAAGCGCAGCGCGGGCGATGTCGTCCCCCCCACGCCTACCGTGTCCACCCGAGCCGTCGGGCAGAGCTGCCAGAGCGCGCCGACCGGCGCGCGTGCGGGGAGCCCGGCAAGGGTTGCGGCCGCGAGGCGGGCGCCGCTGGACACGGGGCAGCCGCCGGTCGGCGGCGCGGCCTCCCGTGCGACGGCATCCGCAGCCGCGACCCGGGGCGGGCTCGATCGCTCGCTGCAGGCGAGCGTGGCGCAAATCGCGAGCGCGGCCCCTGCCAGGTAGACTCGGCGCATCCAGAGAGAAAGGTGTGGCACCTAACGAGGCGAGGTTCAGGGGTGCGGGGAGCGCAAGATTTTCATCGGACCCGAAAACATACCCCGCCCGGCATCCTCTGCAAGCCGACCGTAAGGCGGGAGTCACCGCTGCGAAGCCCGGTTCAGCGGTGAGGCTGCCGTGCATAGTGCCTCCTGAGCAGATCGCCTCCGAAATCGTTCTCCAGATCGCGCCAGACCGTGTGGACGTGGTTCGCGTTGCTCTGGGCGTTGTCGTACTCCACCAGCACGGTAGGTCCGTGGATGCGGTAGTA contains:
- a CDS encoding VOC family protein gives rise to the protein MFQLECIDHVALLVRDVERSVRWYEEVLGLRRQYQEVWGNFPAVVGIGGTSLALFPVASAAPHPPPGRDTICVRHIAFRVDDPNFVAAQEELRRRGISFRFQDHDAAHSVYFEDPDGHQFEITTYLISSGPSAA